The following proteins come from a genomic window of Geomonas sp. RF6:
- a CDS encoding DUF6506 family protein, whose translation MGLKAAFLFVAPEADPTKHSTVIKTPVVELSVVGVADYETAAEAARKLVEQGVVAIELCGGFGTEGTAAVKRAVGNKAAVGAVRFDCHPGLEFKSGDDVFAQAG comes from the coding sequence ATGGGACTGAAAGCAGCGTTTCTATTTGTGGCACCGGAGGCGGACCCGACGAAGCACTCAACCGTGATCAAGACACCGGTGGTCGAACTCTCCGTGGTCGGGGTAGCCGACTACGAGACAGCTGCCGAGGCAGCGCGGAAGCTGGTAGAGCAAGGGGTGGTGGCGATAGAGCTTTGCGGAGGCTTTGGCACCGAGGGAACCGCGGCGGTAAAGCGGGCCGTCGGGAACAAGGCGGCGGTCGGCGCTGTGCGCTTCGACTGCCACCCGGGGCTGGAGTTCAAAAGCGGCGACGACGTCTTCGCACAGGCGGGGTGA
- a CDS encoding VOC family protein: MADKPMFSKVLQIGVVVKDCDASVKKYADEYGIGPWSIYEFNPDTVSDMIVEGKKQDYAMRLALCDIGGVQWELIEPKDERSIYASFLKEKGEGVHHVAFGTDDYQKAVQFFSDKGRPILQGGTWEGLTYTYLDSCKDLGTIAEIYNLVPDFQWPKPQAVYPEK; encoded by the coding sequence ATGGCTGACAAACCGATGTTCAGCAAAGTCTTGCAGATAGGCGTGGTGGTAAAGGACTGTGATGCTTCCGTGAAGAAGTACGCCGACGAGTACGGCATCGGGCCGTGGTCGATCTACGAGTTCAATCCGGACACCGTGAGCGACATGATCGTCGAGGGGAAAAAGCAGGATTACGCCATGCGCCTGGCGCTCTGCGACATAGGGGGCGTGCAGTGGGAGCTGATCGAGCCGAAGGACGAGCGCAGCATTTACGCCTCCTTCCTGAAGGAGAAGGGAGAAGGGGTCCATCACGTCGCATTCGGCACCGACGACTACCAGAAGGCGGTGCAATTTTTCAGCGACAAAGGGCGCCCCATCCTGCAGGGTGGGACGTGGGAAGGGCTCACCTACACCTACCTCGACTCCTGCAAGGATCTCGGGACAATCGCCGAGATCTACAACCTCGTTCCTGACTTCCAGTGGCCGAAGCCGCAGGCGGTCTACCCGGAGAAGTAA